The Mesoterricola silvestris sequence GGACCGGTTCGCGGGCGCCATGCCCATGAGCTGGACGAAGGTGTAGCACACCAGCAGGAAGGACGCCGCCACCGAACCCAGGGCGATGAGGTCCACCACCTTGTTGTTCTTCAGCGATCGCCCCGTGGCGCCGTTGAGGATGGCGCCGAACAGCGGCAGGAAGGGGATGAGCCAGAGCACGGGACTGTGGAGGGGCGTGCTCAGCGCTGCGTGTTCCATGATCATGCGTTCACCTGGATCGAAGTCATCGGAGGAATGGTCATTCTCAGCCCTTGAGGAGGTTGATCTGGTCCACCTGGATGGTGTCCTTCTTGCGGTAGAGGGCCACCACCAGCGCCAGGCCGATGGCCACCTCCGCCGCGGCCAGGCCCATCACCAGCAGGGCGAAGGCCTGTCCCGCCACCGTGCCCGCGTGGCGCGCGAAGGCCACGAGGTTCAGGTTGGCGGCGTTGAGCATGAGCTCCACGCACATGAGGATCACCAGGGCGTTGCGCCGGACGAGAACGCCCGCCACGCCCACCGAGAACAGCAGGAAGGAGATGAAGAGGACCGTGTTCATGGATGCCATGGTCTACACCCTTTCCTTCTTGGCCAGCGTCACGGCGCCCACCAGGGCCACCAGCAGGATCACCGAGAGGATCTCGAAGGGCAGCAGGTAGCCCGCGAAGAGCCCGCGGCTCACGGCCTGGGAGTTGTCCCGGGCCACGTCCAGCCCCCGGGCGAGGTCCGGGTCCAGGGTGAGGGCCACGGCCGCGCTCCTGGGGAACCAGGTGCTCACGAACACCCCCACGATGGCCGCCGCCCCGATGGCCACCGCCACCAGCGCGTAGGGCGTCTGGGACTGGAACAGGCCCTTTTCCTTGTACTTGGTCATCTCCACCAGCATGACCACGAAGAGGAAGAGCACCACGATGCCCCCGGCGTAGACCAGGAGCTGGGCCACCGCCAGGAACTCGGCGCTCATGCAGAGGTAGCATCCCGCGATGGAGAGCATGGCGAAGAGGAAGCCCACCACGCTGTGCACCGCGTTCTTGGAGAAGACCAGCGCCAGCGCCCCGCCCACGGCCATGAGGCCGAAGACCAGGAACAGGTTGCGCCCGATGAAGGCCAGGAAGGTTTCGACCATGGTTCAGTCCTCGTCCGAATAGGAGAACTTGCCGACCGGGGTCAGCCCGAACATGTTCTGGGACTGGCCCAGCATGCCGATGGAGAAGTCCTCGCGGTTGTAGGCCGCCAGTTCGAACTGGTGGTTAAGGATGATGGAATCGAACCCGCAGCTCTCCACGCAGAACTCGCAGAAGATGCAGCGTTCCATCTCGAAATCGTAGCGGGTGGGGATCTTCGTCTTGCGCCCCTCCTTCTTGCCGCTCTCGATGGTGATCACCTGGGTGGGGCAGATCTTCTCGCAGGCCAGGCAGCACACGCACTTGATCTCGCCCTGCTCGTCCTTGAGCATGGTGAGCCGCCCCCGGAACCGGGGCGCCAGCTTCACGGGCACCTCCGGGTACTCGTCCGTGACGTGCATCTTCACCTTGCGCCGGTTGGCGGTGGAGAACACCTTCGCGAAGTGCGTGCCCGTGAGCTTCATCCCCTTGAAGATGTCCACCGGGATCAATGTCTTGAGGAACTTTCGCATACTCACTCCCCTAGGCCGCGTAGCGCACGGCCGCGGCCAGCACCACAAGGACAAGCGTGAAAGGAATCAGATATTTCCACGCCACTGCCATGACCTGGTCGTACCGGTAGCGGGGAATGGTCCCGCGCACCCAGATGAAGACGAACAGCAGGAGGATCATCTTCCCGACGTACCAAAGGGCGTTGGGCCCGCCCACCAGCGGAAGGTTCTGGATGAAGCGGTGCAGCCCGAAGGGCGCCAGGTAGGGCCCGCCCAGGAAGAACGCGCTGGCCAGGGCCGAAACGACCACCATGTTGATGTATTCGGCCAGGTAGAAGAACCCGAAGCGCATGCCCGAGTACTCCGTGTGGAAGCCCGCCACCAGTTCGTTCTCGGCCTCGGGCATATCGAAGGGCATGCGGTTCGTCTCGGCGAAGCCGCAGGTGAAGTACACCAGGAAGCCCACCGCCATGAGCGGCGCGGCCAGGGGGGAGGTCTCCAGGGCCAGCTTGCGGGTCATCTCGTTGAAGTTCAGGGTCCCGGTGAGGACCACGGGCACCAGGAGGCTCAGGGTCAGCGGCACCTCGTAGCT is a genomic window containing:
- the nuoK gene encoding NADH-quinone oxidoreductase subunit NuoK — encoded protein: MASMNTVLFISFLLFSVGVAGVLVRRNALVILMCVELMLNAANLNLVAFARHAGTVAGQAFALLVMGLAAAEVAIGLALVVALYRKKDTIQVDQINLLKG
- a CDS encoding NADH-quinone oxidoreductase subunit J family protein produces the protein MVETFLAFIGRNLFLVFGLMAVGGALALVFSKNAVHSVVGFLFAMLSIAGCYLCMSAEFLAVAQLLVYAGGIVVLFLFVVMLVEMTKYKEKGLFQSQTPYALVAVAIGAAAIVGVFVSTWFPRSAAVALTLDPDLARGLDVARDNSQAVSRGLFAGYLLPFEILSVILLVALVGAVTLAKKERV
- a CDS encoding NuoI/complex I 23 kDa subunit family protein yields the protein MRKFLKTLIPVDIFKGMKLTGTHFAKVFSTANRRKVKMHVTDEYPEVPVKLAPRFRGRLTMLKDEQGEIKCVCCLACEKICPTQVITIESGKKEGRKTKIPTRYDFEMERCIFCEFCVESCGFDSIILNHQFELAAYNREDFSIGMLGQSQNMFGLTPVGKFSYSDED